In Mumia flava, a single window of DNA contains:
- a CDS encoding FUSC family protein, translating to MARGQGFLTRVGERADARTTRLPSSLRSRLIAVRAETTSLVQVAVAAGLAWFVAHDLVGHPQPFFAPVAAILVIYGGAGGRWRITVELVVGVSVGVLVGELLIMVIGRGAWQIMVIVFLAVAAATFLGLRGLARTQAATSASLLAAIAPLSSGDPAIGRFIDASVGGLVGLALVLLVPMNPVRRLDSQVKRVLAGLSIALRDIEASLRLGDAGPAWTALQEARGLQPVIESLGGTVDSAAEVARLSPLRWRQRTHVDLYVSAVRDVDNAVRDTRVLARRVHTMLRHGERSPDGMPEAVGLLHRSVGVFADDLSLQYAFDEARSQLIEAARLATTALPSAATINDAAVVAQVRAIASDLLYATGMTQAQVDRALDHG from the coding sequence ATGGCTCGAGGGCAGGGGTTCCTGACGCGGGTGGGGGAGCGGGCCGACGCCCGCACCACCCGGCTGCCGAGCTCGCTGCGGTCCCGTCTGATCGCGGTCCGTGCAGAGACGACCAGCCTGGTCCAGGTCGCGGTGGCCGCCGGGCTCGCGTGGTTCGTGGCGCACGACCTCGTCGGACACCCGCAGCCGTTCTTCGCGCCGGTCGCGGCGATCCTGGTGATCTACGGCGGAGCCGGCGGACGCTGGCGCATCACCGTCGAGCTGGTCGTCGGGGTCTCGGTGGGCGTGCTCGTCGGTGAGCTCCTCATCATGGTCATCGGCCGCGGGGCGTGGCAGATCATGGTGATCGTCTTCCTCGCGGTGGCCGCCGCGACGTTCCTCGGCCTGCGCGGCCTCGCGCGTACGCAGGCGGCCACGTCGGCGAGCCTCCTGGCCGCGATCGCGCCGCTGTCGTCGGGCGACCCTGCGATCGGGAGGTTCATCGACGCCTCGGTCGGTGGGCTCGTCGGGCTGGCCCTCGTGCTGCTGGTGCCCATGAATCCGGTCCGTCGGCTCGACAGCCAGGTGAAGCGCGTGCTCGCCGGGCTGTCGATCGCGCTGCGTGACATCGAGGCGTCGCTGCGGCTCGGCGACGCAGGGCCGGCGTGGACGGCGCTGCAGGAGGCGCGCGGGCTCCAGCCGGTGATCGAGTCGCTCGGCGGCACCGTCGACTCCGCGGCGGAGGTCGCCCGGCTCTCGCCGTTGCGGTGGCGGCAGCGGACCCACGTCGACCTGTACGTGTCGGCGGTCCGCGACGTCGACAACGCCGTGCGGGACACGCGGGTGCTCGCCCGCAGGGTGCACACCATGCTGCGGCACGGCGAGCGGTCGCCCGACGGGATGCCGGAAGCGGTCGGGCTGCTGCACCGCTCCGTCGGGGTGTTCGCCGACGACCTCTCGCTCCAGTACGCCTTCGACGAGGCGCGCTCGCAGCTGATCGAGGCGGCGCGGCTCGCCACGACGGCGCTGCCGAGCGCCGCGACGATCAACGACGCCGCCGTGGTCGCCCAGGTCCGGGCGATCGCGTCGGACCTGCTGTACGCGACCGGGATGACCCAGGCCCAGGTCGACCGCGCCCTCGACCACGGCTGA
- a CDS encoding GroES family chaperonin, with the protein MADGLPIRMLHDRLLVSLDNESGDRRSTGGIVIPATAAMGRRLSWARVEAVGGSVRTVQIGDRVLFDPDERAEVEVRGRDLILLRERDLHAVAAERIDDDQTGLYL; encoded by the coding sequence ATGGCCGACGGCCTCCCGATCCGGATGCTCCACGACCGGTTGCTGGTGTCGTTGGACAACGAGTCCGGGGACCGTCGGTCGACCGGCGGGATCGTGATCCCGGCGACCGCCGCGATGGGCCGCCGGCTGTCCTGGGCCCGGGTCGAGGCGGTCGGGGGCAGCGTGCGGACGGTCCAGATCGGCGACCGGGTGCTGTTCGACCCGGACGAGCGCGCCGAGGTCGAGGTCCGGGGCCGCGACCTGATCCTGCTCCGTGAGCGTGACCTCCACGCCGTCGCCGCCGAGCGGATCGACGACGACCAGACCGGGCTGTACCTGTGA
- a CDS encoding DUF3618 domain-containing protein translates to MSTHSRPEVPTTITGTPDELVAQIDEARARLAGTIDQLVDRTAPKNVARRTLADIKAKFVTEDGQPRMETIGPVVGGTVVLVGLVVLIRKIVSD, encoded by the coding sequence GTGAGCACGCATTCCCGGCCGGAGGTCCCGACGACGATCACGGGCACGCCCGACGAGCTCGTCGCGCAGATCGACGAGGCGCGGGCCCGGTTGGCCGGCACGATCGACCAGCTGGTCGACCGGACGGCGCCGAAGAACGTCGCGCGCCGCACGCTGGCGGACATCAAGGCGAAGTTCGTCACCGAGGACGGCCAGCCGCGGATGGAGACGATCGGGCCGGTCGTCGGCGGGACGGTCGTGCTCGTGGGCCTCGTCGTCCTGATCCGCAAGATCGTGAGCGACTGA
- the bcp gene encoding thioredoxin-dependent thiol peroxidase: MTTRLQPGDTAPDFTLTDDTGREVTLSDLRGGKVIVYFYPAAMTPGCTKEACDFTAERESLDASGYTVLGISPDKPEKLAKFREKEGLGITLLSDPDKGVLRAWGAFGEKKLYGKVIEGVIRSTFVVDEDGAITSAQYNVKATGHVERLLRQLAI, translated from the coding sequence ATGACCACTCGACTGCAGCCAGGTGACACCGCGCCGGACTTCACGCTCACCGACGACACCGGTCGCGAGGTGACGCTGTCGGACCTGCGCGGCGGCAAGGTGATCGTGTACTTCTACCCCGCCGCGATGACCCCCGGCTGCACGAAGGAGGCCTGCGACTTCACCGCGGAGCGGGAGTCGCTGGACGCCTCCGGTTACACCGTGCTCGGGATCTCCCCGGACAAGCCCGAGAAGCTCGCGAAGTTCCGCGAGAAGGAGGGCCTCGGCATCACGCTGCTCTCGGACCCCGACAAGGGGGTTCTGCGGGCCTGGGGCGCGTTCGGCGAGAAGAAGCTCTACGGGAAGGTGATCGAGGGCGTCATCCGCTCCACGTTCGTGGTCGACGAGGACGGCGCCATCACCTCGGCCCAGTACAACGTCAAGGCCACCGGCCACGTCGAGCGCCTGCTCCGCCAGCTCGCGATCTGA
- a CDS encoding tail fiber protein, with product MAQEFKTVDVLRLEVAYDPGWPVNLAVNPGGDLGVGAWGWIPAGAGSLKASDVLGPVVLRYSTGGEGSEPDFFYTEPMQVLAGQYAAASWNLQNISSSTYYRASLEWLDSSLTVLSASTPTGYLSAETVTTYGSHLAPAGTTAFRLRFDISTNTGTPLPSGRVFDVNEVVAAVADTAGELADLSDLDPVPYVDVLGPTHDIKVTREALNTGTLTATILDASLDPSTADTIRPGRHCRLVGLFGDGSWRPFFTGKVASANVTYEYKRSGVPDPKRARIELTAVDNLATLANTKRTEGVATIDELPHVLQGCGVPWNCNGNVNNFTPTAIVALNENASAVDQVAITRDTNLGYAWVDHAGVFQVHDADDMSPIWLTVGPGDYTDLDLSYNTEDCVNEVNLTFLRHNPSTGETEEVAYGPYRDEASIATWGVRSATYTVQGIAEETADLADYADAILTANSTPAVRVNSITRTLTTDTHVASATNSSYWDLYGGLGVVVGEEDPVHLRITAIEHTITPEKWLVRYSLTQPTTVAAPTFTPSPQTGAGGKTIGQLLRPVGEVTMWFGASADVPAGWLLCDGSAFSGTDYPDLEDLLGGTTLPNFTDRFPIGAGTKALGTSGGNNTVTLTQGNLPSVPIRHTSNTEQTGAGIRVTNIGDLTGGGGSAATLGSSNPVNVLNPWRALWFIIRAR from the coding sequence ATGGCCCAGGAGTTCAAGACCGTCGACGTGCTCCGCCTCGAGGTCGCCTACGACCCCGGGTGGCCGGTCAACCTCGCGGTGAACCCAGGCGGCGACCTCGGCGTCGGGGCGTGGGGATGGATCCCGGCCGGCGCCGGCAGCCTCAAGGCCTCCGACGTCCTGGGTCCCGTGGTGCTGCGCTACTCCACCGGTGGCGAGGGCAGCGAGCCCGACTTCTTCTACACCGAGCCGATGCAGGTCCTGGCGGGCCAGTACGCCGCGGCGTCGTGGAACCTCCAGAACATCTCCAGCAGCACCTACTACCGCGCCTCGCTGGAGTGGCTGGACTCGTCCCTGACCGTCCTGTCGGCGTCGACGCCGACCGGCTACCTCAGCGCCGAGACCGTCACCACCTACGGATCCCACCTCGCACCGGCCGGCACCACCGCCTTCCGGCTGCGCTTCGACATCTCCACCAACACCGGCACTCCGCTGCCGTCCGGACGAGTCTTCGACGTCAACGAGGTCGTCGCCGCGGTCGCCGACACCGCCGGCGAGCTGGCCGACCTGTCCGACCTCGACCCGGTCCCGTACGTCGACGTGCTCGGCCCGACCCACGACATCAAGGTCACCCGCGAGGCCCTGAACACCGGCACCCTGACCGCGACCATCCTCGACGCCAGCCTCGACCCCTCGACCGCCGACACCATCCGTCCCGGCCGCCACTGCCGCCTCGTCGGACTGTTCGGTGACGGGTCCTGGCGTCCGTTCTTCACTGGCAAGGTCGCCTCGGCGAACGTCACCTACGAGTACAAGCGCAGCGGCGTCCCCGACCCCAAGCGCGCCCGGATCGAGCTGACCGCCGTCGACAACCTCGCCACCCTCGCCAACACCAAGCGCACCGAGGGCGTCGCGACGATCGACGAGCTCCCGCACGTCCTCCAGGGCTGCGGCGTGCCGTGGAACTGCAACGGCAACGTCAACAACTTCACGCCCACCGCGATCGTCGCGCTCAACGAGAACGCCTCGGCCGTCGACCAGGTCGCGATCACCCGCGACACGAACCTCGGCTACGCCTGGGTCGACCACGCCGGCGTCTTCCAGGTCCACGACGCCGACGACATGTCCCCGATCTGGCTGACCGTCGGCCCCGGCGACTACACCGACCTCGACCTCTCCTACAACACCGAGGACTGCGTCAACGAGGTCAACCTCACCTTCCTCCGCCACAACCCCTCGACCGGCGAGACCGAGGAGGTCGCCTACGGCCCGTACCGCGACGAGGCCTCGATCGCGACCTGGGGCGTACGGTCGGCGACCTACACCGTGCAGGGCATCGCCGAGGAGACGGCCGACCTCGCCGACTACGCCGACGCGATCCTCACCGCGAACTCGACACCGGCCGTCCGGGTCAACTCGATCACCCGCACGCTGACCACCGACACCCACGTCGCCTCCGCGACGAACTCGTCCTACTGGGACCTCTACGGCGGCCTCGGCGTCGTCGTCGGCGAAGAGGATCCGGTCCACCTTCGGATCACCGCCATCGAGCACACCATCACCCCGGAGAAGTGGCTGGTGCGCTACAGCCTGACCCAGCCGACCACCGTCGCCGCGCCAACCTTCACGCCGTCGCCGCAGACCGGCGCCGGCGGCAAGACGATCGGCCAGCTCCTGCGCCCCGTCGGCGAGGTCACGATGTGGTTCGGCGCCTCCGCCGACGTGCCCGCCGGGTGGCTGCTCTGCGACGGCTCCGCCTTCTCCGGCACCGACTACCCCGACCTCGAGGACCTGCTCGGCGGAACCACGCTGCCGAACTTCACCGACCGGTTCCCGATCGGCGCCGGCACCAAGGCGCTCGGCACCTCCGGCGGCAACAACACCGTGACGCTGACCCAGGGCAACCTGCCGTCCGTGCCGATCCGGCACACCTCGAACACCGAGCAGACCGGCGCAGGCATCCGCGTCACCAACATCGGCGACCTCACCGGCGGCGGCGGCTCCGCGGCCACCCTCGGCTCGAGCAACCCGGTCAACGTCCTGAACCCCTGGCGCGCCCTGTGGTTCATCATCCGCGCCCGGTAG